The Rhodanobacteraceae bacterium DNA segment CATGGGCGAGTTTGGCGCAGTCTCGGTGGTCTCGGGCCACATTCTAGGGCGCACGACGACCTTGCCGCTGCAGGTCGAGAATCTCTACAACGAATACAACTTCCAGGGCGCCTTCGCCGTCGCCTCGGTACTGACCCTGTTCGGATTGCTGGTGCTGCTGATCCGCAGCACTCAATCCTGGCAGCAAATGCGACGTCAACGTTCGGCTCGCGGGGACTAGTCCGCAGAGGCGGAAGCTGCGTCACCCGCCGAGTTCAAATGCGATAGTCTGTTACCTATCTTCACACCAGTACCTATCCCGATGAGCCCGGTCCGTGTCCGCCTGCAATTCACCGACGCGCTGGGCGCAGGTCAGTCATTTGAGGTGGCCGATGGCGATGTGTGCGGGCGCGACGCTTCGGTCAATCTGCTCTTCGATCATCCCACCGTCTCGCGACGACATGCCCGGTTCACCATCGTCGACACCGATGTCGACGTGACCGACCTCGGCAGCGCCAACGGCACCTTCGTCAATGGCAAACCTCTGGACCAGCGACCCTATCGCCTGTCGGACGAGGACCAGTTGCGTTTCGGGCACCTGCAACTGCGGGTGATCATCGATCCTGCGGACGACGCCACGGCGCCAGCGCCCGAGAGCAGCGATCCGGATGTGCCGCGCACCACCCTGTTCGACAGCTTGCGGGCAGAGCCGCAATTGCTGATGGCGCGTATCGCGCAGCGGCGCATGGTCTCGGATCCACCGCCGCAGTTCGAGGACTATGACATTGGCCAGCTGATCGTGCCGGCGTTGGGCGTGGGTGGCGACTTCATCCACTGGGCGGTCGCCAACGACGGCCGCCAGGCAGTGGTCATGGGCGAAGTCAGTGGCAAGGGTGTCGCCGCCGGCATGTACATGGCCTTCGTCAGCGGCCTGCTGTTCGAGATCGTGCCGCATTGCGGTTCGGCCGAAGAAATCCTGCGGCGCATGAACCGGGCGCTCCGGCGGGTCATCGAGCCAGGCCTGTCGGTCACGGCGAGCACCGTGCTGATCGATCCCCGGCGGCACATCGTTGAACTGGGGTGCGCCGGACATCCGCCAGGCCTGATCAAGCAGGTGGACGGCAAGGTCGTCGATCTGGGCATCGACTCCGGCCGAGCGCTGGGGCGGGAGTCCGAACCGGCGATAGGTCTGTTGGCTCGTCACATGGCCGCTGGCGAAGTGCTGATGGTGAGCACCGACAAGGTCGAGGAAGCCCAGAACCCGGCCGGCCAGAAACTCGGGCATGCCCGCGTGATCGAAGTCCTGAGCGAAGCGTCCGGCGCCGCCGATGCCGCACGCCGGCTGCATTCCACCATCCGCGAATTTGTCAGCTCTGCGCGCCAGCAGGACGATCTGACCCTGGTGACGATCGAACGCATCTGTTAGCCACGAGCTGCGTCGAACAGTGCGTAGCCCGTTGTGCCGCGCAGCGGCTCAGCGGGGCTCTTCCGCGTCACCGCCCGGACAGCGCTGCGCGCAGTTCGGGCTACAAAGGCCAACAACCCCAGCTTTCGTAGCCCGTTGTGCCGCGCAGCGGCTCAGCGGGGCTCTTCCGCGTCACCGCCCGGATGTCGAAGCAATCCGGGGACTCGCGACCCTGCTTCTGGATTGCTTCGCCCGGATCAAGTCCGGGGTCGCAATGACGCCGACTTGTTGCCCTCTTTCAGCGGCTGGCAAACGAGCATGGCACGCAACAGCGATCTTTTCGGGGCATACCGAAAATCAGACCGCTCTTCTTCGCGTTCTCTCTGCTTTTCCTTTGCGTTCTCTGCGTCCGGCTCCCGGCAACGACTCGACTCAGGACAAGATTGTCGCGCCTACGCCAGCAAGCCCTGCGCCTTGATCTTCTTGATCTCGTCGCGAACCCTGGCGGCTTCTTCGAATTCCAGATTCTGGGCGTGCTGGAACATCTGTTCTTCGAGTTTCTTCAACTTCGACCCCAGCTGCTCGGGTGACATCGCTGCGTAATCGATGCGCGGCTCGGCGACGCCGATGGCGCGCTTGCGGCCGCGGCCGCCGCCACTGGCCGCGCTTGCCTGCTCCTCGACCGGCGTGTCGCGGGCACCTTCCATGACATCGGTGACGGTCTTGGTGATGCCGCGCGGGGTGATGCCATGGGCCAGGTTGTATTCGATCTGCTTCTCGCGGCGCCGGTCGGTCTCGTCGATGGCGCGGCGCATGGAATCGGTGATCCGATCGGCATAAAGGATGGCCTTGCCGCGCAGATTGCGGGCCGCCCGTCCGATGGTCTGGATCAGCGAGCCAGTCGAGCGCAGGAATCCTTCCTTGTCGGCGTCGAGGATCGCCACCAGCGAGACCTCGGGCATGTCCAGACCTTCGCGCAGCAGATTGATGCCGACCAGCACATCGAATTTACCCAGGCGCAGGTCGCGGATGATCTCGACCCGCTCCACGGTTTCGATGTCGGAATGCAGATAGCGCACCTTGACCCCGTGCTCAGTCAGGTACTCGGTGAGGTTCTCGGCCATGCGCTTGGTCAGCGTGGTTACCAGCACGCGGTCGCCCATGGCCGTGCGCAAGGTGATTTCCGACAGCAGATCATCGACCTGGGTAGCCACGGGGCGGATCTCGGTGGGCGGATCGATCAGACCGGTGGGTCGCACCAGCTGCTCGACCACGGCGCCGTCGGTCAGGCGCAGCTCGTAAGGACCGGGCGTGGCCGACACGAAGATGGTGCGCGGCGCACGGCGCTCCCATTCCTCGAAGCGCAGCGGTCGGTTGTCCAGCGCCGACGGCAGTCGAAAACCGAAGCCGACCAGGGTCTCCTTGCGCGAGCGATCGCCCTTGTACATGGCGCCGAGCTGCGGAATGGTCACATGGCTCTCATCCACGACCAGCAGCGCATCGGGCGGCAGATAGTCAAACAGGGTCG contains these protein-coding regions:
- a CDS encoding SpoIIE family protein phosphatase encodes the protein MSPVRVRLQFTDALGAGQSFEVADGDVCGRDASVNLLFDHPTVSRRHARFTIVDTDVDVTDLGSANGTFVNGKPLDQRPYRLSDEDQLRFGHLQLRVIIDPADDATAPAPESSDPDVPRTTLFDSLRAEPQLLMARIAQRRMVSDPPPQFEDYDIGQLIVPALGVGGDFIHWAVANDGRQAVVMGEVSGKGVAAGMYMAFVSGLLFEIVPHCGSAEEILRRMNRALRRVIEPGLSVTASTVLIDPRRHIVELGCAGHPPGLIKQVDGKVVDLGIDSGRALGRESEPAIGLLARHMAAGEVLMVSTDKVEEAQNPAGQKLGHARVIEVLSEASGAADAARRLHSTIREFVSSARQQDDLTLVTIERIC
- the uvrB gene encoding excinuclease ABC subunit UvrB yields the protein MSDLFQLQSPFEPAGDQPQAIARLIDGIRAGEAHQVLLGVTGSGKTYTIANVVQAIQRPTLVLAPNKTLAAQLYGEFKEFFPNNAVEYFVSYYDYYQPEAYVPSSDTYIEKDASINEHIEQMRLSATKALLERKDALIVATVSAIYGLGDPDQYFNMVLHLVRGDRIPDREIIRRLTELQYKRGDYELRRGTYRVRGEVIDVHPAESDGEALRIELFDGEIENLALFDPLTGEVIKRLPRFTIYPKSHYVTSRRNVLDAITTIKDELAERLEVLYAENKLLEAQRLKQRTQFDLEMMAEIGFCQGIENYSRHLTGRGEGEAPPTLFDYLPPDALLVVDESHVTIPQLGAMYKGDRSRKETLVGFGFRLPSALDNRPLRFEEWERRAPRTIFVSATPGPYELRLTDGAVVEQLVRPTGLIDPPTEIRPVATQVDDLLSEITLRTAMGDRVLVTTLTKRMAENLTEYLTEHGVKVRYLHSDIETVERVEIIRDLRLGKFDVLVGINLLREGLDMPEVSLVAILDADKEGFLRSTGSLIQTIGRAARNLRGKAILYADRITDSMRRAIDETDRRREKQIEYNLAHGITPRGITKTVTDVMEGARDTPVEEQASAASGGGRGRKRAIGVAEPRIDYAAMSPEQLGSKLKKLEEQMFQHAQNLEFEEAARVRDEIKKIKAQGLLA